A single genomic interval of Mucilaginibacter boryungensis harbors:
- a CDS encoding PAS domain-containing sensor histidine kinase, giving the protein MQLINEDDLYHVVFNAPVGICILNAATRIVEMVNPHFLKLTAKPVEELAGKPYLESFAKPGTEDEEALNKAVQEGLPYTARRTTLLRVDDNRGETVLASFLYSPVRNKEGKVTRIAVWLLENTTEAMNAELAAANEELAAANEEFAAVNEELAAANEELVSTNDELAETQASLQRSERLFRSIALNIPGSLILVIDQSHRYVIVEGDLMEKMGFDRRDYEGKHPAEVAPERYEASRHLYDRMMAGEKFSVERRSETGDFYLVHFVPLKNDEGETIQGLIILLDITTIKQAEEKSAKLAAIVDSSDDAIISKNFDSVITSWNASAERMFGYKAEEIIGQTIYKLIPPDRQEEEPNILARLRRGEQVNHFETKRLTKDGRLLDVSLTISPVKDPQGNIIGLSKIARDITEKKLEEQRKNDFIGMVSHELKTPLTSLSAIVQMAHSKLRHSEDPFLTKAMENANRQVKRMTRMINGFLNVSRLEAGKLLIEKQPFDLEELLQEIVAETRLTISTHNFNLEGCKDIIVNADWDKISSVVSNLIGNAIKYSPKGKLIDIYCKVESGSVIVSVKDEGMGIKPQDISRIFDRYYRVETDNTRHISGFGVGLYLSAEIIRRHGGEIWVESESGKGSTFYFSLPLVQQ; this is encoded by the coding sequence ATGCAATTAATAAACGAGGACGATCTGTACCACGTTGTTTTTAACGCCCCTGTAGGTATTTGTATCCTAAACGCGGCAACCCGGATTGTCGAAATGGTCAATCCTCATTTTCTAAAGCTAACAGCTAAACCTGTTGAAGAACTGGCAGGGAAACCCTATCTTGAAAGTTTTGCAAAACCTGGAACGGAGGACGAAGAAGCGCTAAACAAAGCAGTTCAGGAAGGCCTGCCGTATACCGCCCGCAGAACTACGCTACTACGCGTGGATGATAACCGTGGAGAAACTGTATTAGCCAGTTTCCTGTATTCACCCGTGAGAAACAAGGAAGGTAAGGTTACCCGGATAGCAGTGTGGCTGCTGGAAAATACCACCGAAGCCATGAATGCAGAACTGGCAGCCGCCAACGAAGAATTAGCAGCTGCTAATGAAGAATTTGCGGCCGTTAATGAAGAATTGGCAGCGGCTAACGAGGAATTGGTTTCTACCAATGATGAACTGGCTGAAACCCAGGCCAGTTTACAACGCAGCGAAAGGCTGTTCCGCTCTATTGCGCTGAATATCCCTGGCTCGCTGATCCTGGTAATAGATCAAAGCCATCGATATGTAATTGTAGAGGGTGACCTGATGGAAAAAATGGGTTTCGACAGGCGGGACTATGAAGGTAAGCATCCGGCTGAGGTTGCACCCGAACGATATGAAGCCTCGCGGCACTTATATGACCGAATGATGGCCGGCGAAAAGTTTTCGGTAGAACGCCGGAGCGAAACCGGGGATTTTTATCTTGTACACTTTGTACCTCTTAAAAACGATGAGGGGGAAACGATACAAGGTTTGATCATTCTGCTGGACATTACTACTATTAAACAAGCCGAAGAAAAAAGCGCGAAGCTGGCGGCTATCGTTGATTCATCTGACGATGCGATCATCAGTAAGAATTTTGACAGCGTTATTACCAGTTGGAATGCATCGGCCGAACGTATGTTTGGATACAAAGCTGAAGAAATAATCGGACAAACAATTTATAAACTTATCCCTCCAGACCGCCAGGAGGAAGAACCCAATATACTGGCACGTTTAAGAAGGGGCGAACAGGTAAATCATTTTGAAACCAAACGGCTAACCAAGGACGGGCGGCTATTGGACGTTTCCTTAACAATTTCGCCGGTTAAAGACCCACAGGGAAATATTATAGGATTATCAAAAATTGCGCGGGATATTACCGAAAAGAAGCTGGAGGAACAGCGAAAGAATGATTTTATTGGTATGGTAAGCCACGAACTAAAGACCCCGCTTACCTCGTTGTCGGCCATAGTTCAGATGGCGCACAGCAAATTGCGGCATAGCGAAGATCCATTTTTAACAAAAGCCATGGAAAACGCCAACCGGCAGGTTAAGCGCATGACCAGGATGATTAATGGTTTCCTGAATGTTTCGCGACTGGAAGCCGGTAAATTACTAATAGAAAAGCAACCATTCGATCTGGAAGAACTGCTACAAGAGATTGTGGCGGAAACGCGGTTAACAATTAGCACGCATAATTTTAACCTGGAAGGATGTAAGGATATTATTGTTAACGCGGATTGGGATAAAATCAGTTCAGTGGTATCTAACCTTATTGGTAATGCCATAAAGTATTCACCAAAGGGCAAGCTTATTGATATTTACTGCAAGGTGGAAAGCGGATCGGTTATTGTAAGCGTAAAGGACGAAGGTATGGGTATCAAACCACAGGATATCAGCCGGATATTCGATCGCTATTACCGTGTTGAGACCGACAATACACGGCATATTTCCGGCTTTGGCGTTGGCTTATACCTTAGCGCGGAGATTATCAGGCGGCACGGGGGAGAAATATGGGTAGAAAGTGAAAGCGGCAAAGGCTCGACCTTTTATTTTTCCTTACCGCTTGTACAACAGTAA
- a CDS encoding potassium transporter KefB: MILTNNFKAQPIHPALLGKRMLLGAGIGLILISVFLIGVKNSNPAWGKLWMIKPLVMVPLAGAGGGAFFYFVNHFLGYQGGWRKAFAIVFSLIGFIIALWLGTVLGLNGTLWN, encoded by the coding sequence ATGATATTAACAAACAACTTTAAAGCACAACCAATTCATCCGGCCTTATTAGGTAAACGCATGTTGCTGGGCGCAGGGATCGGGTTGATCCTGATCTCCGTTTTCTTAATCGGAGTAAAAAACTCCAACCCTGCCTGGGGGAAACTTTGGATGATCAAACCGTTAGTTATGGTTCCCTTAGCCGGCGCGGGTGGCGGTGCATTTTTTTATTTCGTAAATCATTTTTTGGGCTACCAGGGTGGTTGGAGAAAAGCATTCGCTATTGTATTTAGTTTAATCGGATTTATCATTGCGCTGTGGCTGGGCACCGTCCTGGGATTAAACGGCACTTTGTGGAATTAA